One window of the Balaenoptera ricei isolate mBalRic1 chromosome X, mBalRic1.hap2, whole genome shotgun sequence genome contains the following:
- the LOC132357155 gene encoding histone H2B type 2-E-like translates to MLEPSSETSEESPGTKEAEPKKPKVLQRVQEGLSLSQEAVNVMDSFVKDIFERITDEAARLVRSSKRSILTSRDMQTSVRLLLPGKRGKHAISSATKAVIRYLTGK, encoded by the exons ATGCTTGAGCCTTCGTCTGAGACGTCTGAAGAAAGCCCGGGCACCAAGGAAGCCGAGCCGAAGAAGCCGAA GGTGCTGCAGCGGGTCCAGGAGGGCCTGAGCCTCTCGCAGGAGGCCGTGAACGTCATGGATTCGTTCGTGAAGGACATCTTTGAGCGAATCACCGATGAGGCGGCGCGCCTGGTCCGCTCCAGCAAGCGCTCCATCCTCACCTCCAGAGACATGCAGACCTCCGTGCGCCTGCTGCTGCCTGGGAAGAGGGGCAAGCACGCCATATCCAGCGCCACCAAGGCAGTCATTCGGTACCTAACCGGCAAATGA